One Mycolicibacterium rufum genomic window, CGGGTTCTGCTACTACATCCCGGGTGATCAGCGCTCGATCGACGGGCAGGCGAGCAAGCGGCACACCGACTACTCGGACATCAACATCGATGACCCGGCCAACCAGGTCGACGTCGAGGGCAACATCACCGAGGTGCTGGTCCCGACGCCCGGATTGGGTTGAGCGCGCGGCTCAGAACGGGCTGCTGTTCTGCTGCCACTCCGCGGACTCGGGGCGGGCGCCGAAGCGGCGCGCGTAATCCTCGTGCATCTGCGCCTGCTTCTTGCGCTTGATCACGTCGACCAGGTTCGGGTCCAAGCCGTGCACCGCGAGCCGGTGCCGGCGCCAGGGCTTGTTCAGAGCCAGCGCCATCAGTACGGCCCACACATAGATCGGCGCCGTCATCTCCAGGTGCATGTAGAGGTTGACGGGGATCAGCCAGAACGGGGCCAGCACGAAGATCGGCGGGATCGAGTAGCGGATCATGTGCCGGCGCACCGCGCCCTCGCCGGCGAGGTCCTCGGCCACCCAGCGCTGCATCGAGGCGGGCAGCCGCCGACCGTAGATGTAGGTGAGGTACTGCCAGGTGTTCGGCTTGGCGGCGGACATGACGGCTCCTTGTGAGTGGGGTTCAGGACTGGAGGGCGCCGGCCGCCAGCGCGGCCGTGTTGACACGGGTCAGTGCCTCGCGCAGCTGCTGCAGCTCGGCGAGGTCGACGCCGAGGCGTGCGACGACCGCTGGCGGGATCTCGAGGGCCCGTTCGCGCAGCGCGACGCCCCGGTCGGTGAGCTCGACGTCGGTCGCGCGCTCGTCGGTGGCACTGCGGGTGCGGGTGATCAGGCCGAGTGCTTCCAGACGTTTGAGCATCGGGGACAGCGTGGCGGATTCCATCTGCAGCGCGCCGGCGATCTGCTTCACCGACAGCGGTGCGTCGCCGGGCTGCTTGCGGTGGTCCCAGAGCGCCAGCATCACCAGGTACTGCGGATGGGTGAGACCGAGCGGCTCCAGCAGCGGCCGGTAGATCGCCAGCACCGCGCGGTTGGTGGCCGCCAGGGCGAAGCACACCTGTTGCTCGAGCGCCAGCGGGTCGAGGTCGGCGGCAGTGGTCACAGAACTATAGTGCCCTAATAGTTAGGGCACTAGCAATATGGCTGTGGTCACAGCGCGACGCACATTTCCTTGCCGGGGATCGGCGCGCGCCCGTAGCCTCGAAAACGTGTCCGGTGTGACCGCCGTCCGTGCCGATGATCTCGCCACCCTCGACGTGTTCGCCGGGGTGCAGGTGGAGGCTCTCGTGCCGCTGGCCGAGCAGCTGCGGCCGCTGTCGGCCTCCGCCGGCCAGGTCCTCATGCAGCAGGGCGAGCTCGCGGTCAGCTTCCTGCTGATCGGCTCGGGCAACGCCGAGGTCAGCCATGCCGGTGCCGACGGCCACGACACCGTCGTCGACCTCACCCCCGGCCTCATCGTCGGCGAGATCGCGTTGCTGCGGGACGCCCCGCGCACTGCCACCGTGGTGGCCACCGCGCCTCTGACCGGCTGGGTCGGTGGCCGCGAGGCGTTCGCCACCATGCTCGAGATCCCCGGCATGATGGACAAGCTGGTGCGGACGGCCCGCCAGCGGCTCGCCGCGTTCATCACGCCGATCCCGGTGATCATGCGCGACGGCAGCGTCCTGTACCTGCGGCCCGTCTTGCCGGGCGACAGCGAGCGCACCACCGAGGGGCCGGTCGAGTTCTCCAGCGAGACCCTCTACCGCCGGTTCCAATCGGTCCGGTCGCCCACCAAGGCGCTGATGGCTTATCTGTTCGAGGTCGACTACCTCGATCACTTCGTGTTCGTGCTGACCGACGGCGTGGACGGACCCGTGGTGGCGGACGCCCGCTTCGTGCGCGACGAAGGCCGCCCCGAGGAAGCCGAGATCGCGTTCATCGTCGGCGATGCCTACCAGGGCCGCGGCATCGGCACGTTCCTGATGCGTGCGCTCTCGGTGGCCGCCCACGACGACGGCGTCGAACGCTTCACCGCCCGCGTGCTGTCGGACAACCATCCGATGCGGGCGATCCTCGACCACTTCGGCGCATCCTGGTATCGCGACGACCTCGGCGTCGTCACCACCGAGATCGACGTGCCGAAACCCTCTGAGCTGCCGTTCGATGCGGAGTTGGTGCGTCAGATCCGCGACGTCGCGCGACAGGTCATCCGGGCCGTCGGATGAGCAACGGCGGCCGCGGCGGCCGCAAGCCCCCGCTGAGCAAGGACACCCGTCTGTGCATCTCGTTGGCCGGACGCCCGAGCAACATCGGGACCCGGTTCCACAACCACCTCTACGAGGTGCTCGGCCTCGACTTCCTCTACAAGGCGTTCACCACCACCGACATCGCCGGTGCCATCGGCGGGGTGCGCGCGCTCGGCATCCGCGGATGCTCGGTGTCGATGCCGTTCAAGGAGGACGTGCTGACCCTCGTCGACGAGATCGAACCCTCCGCGCAGACCCTGCGCTCGGTGAACACGATCGTCAACGACGACGGCCGGTTGACCGCGTCGAACACCGATTACCTTGCGGTGCAGCACCTCATCGACGGACTGTCGACGGAGCAGTCGGTGCTGATCCGGGGCAGCGGTGGGATGGCCAGCGCGGTCGGAGCGGCCTTCGCCGACCGCGGTTTCGTCTCCGGGACCGTCGTCGCCCGCAACGAACAGGCCGGGCGCGCGCTGGCGCAGCGGCTGGGCTACGCGTACGCGCCCGACACCGGCGGACCGTGCACCCGCCCGGCCGACATCGTCGTCAACGTGACGCCGATCGGCATGGCCGGTGGCGTCGAGGAGCACGATGTCGCGTTCGGGGACAGCGTGATTCGTGAGGCCCGCACCGTGTTCGACGTGGTGGCCCTCCCCTCGGAGACGCCGTTGATCGCCGCCGCCCGCGCCGCCGGGGTGGACGTCATCACCGGCGCGCAGGTGATCGCCCTGCAGGCCGCCGAACAGTTCGAGCGCTATACCGGAGTGCGTCCCAGCGACGAGCAGATCGCCGAGGCGTCGGCGATCTCCCGGGCGTGAGCGGTCACGGCGTGATCGTGGTCTGGTCGTCGATCTCGGCAGTCGCGTCCATCAACGGGCCCGCCTGATCCTCGGTGCCTTCGGCGTTCAGCTGCAGCACGTACAGGCCGTCCTGGCCGGGGATCACCACCGTCTTCTGCGCCACCAGGTGCGTCACGCCGTCCTTGACGTAGGTTCCGCCGATCTGGACCGCATCGAATCCGCTGAGTTTGCTGCTCTTCCCGGCTTCCGGTCCCTCGAAGTCGGGCATCTTCCGGAGCTCGTTCGGTGCGTACTCCAGGATCTTGGCCGGGTCGACATTGCCCGTGAGCTTGGAAACGATCGCCATGACGGTCGGCGGGTTCTCGGCCATCGCCGGGTCAGCGGTGAAAGCGATTCCGCCATAGGCCCATTCAGGGGTGTTGGCGCCCAGATCCTCCCAGCCCTCCGGGAAGGGCAGATCGATCGTGGGAGCCCCCGGATCGCCACGCTTCACCGGGTTCTCGACGATGTTGTTCTCTTTGATGTACTCCGGGATCGTGATCAGCGGGTTCGCGGCCTGAGCCGACGTGGTCGGGGCGGCGCTCGAGCTGGTCGCGGCACTGGTCTCCGCGACGGCGGCCGGTGACGTCGTCGCTTCCCCGGACGTCTTGTCGGACCCGCAGGCCGACAAGCCGATTCCGAGCGCGACGGCAGCGATGGCGATGCTGCCGGCCCGTGTGGCCATGGTCATGTCGTCTCCTCTTCGCCGGATCGCCGGAACGCAGCAGAGCATAGCTCCCTGCGCCGCTTTTGCCGCGGTTTGCCCAAAAGGTCCCGCGTCGGCGCGACAGGGAGCAGGATCCCCAGTACCGGCGCAAGGGTTGGGGGTCGGGCCATGAACATCGTCGTTCGCTCGCTGTCGGCACTCGTTCTGGTGGCGGGTGTCGTGGTGCTCACGGTGTCGTCGACGTTGACGACGGCCGCGGTGACGCTGACCGCCACCACGACCGCCCTCGTGATGGGCGGCACCTTCCATCCGCTGACCGGACCCCGGGACTCGCCGGCGTTCGTCACGGCCTACCTCGACAATGCGGTCGCGCACCTGAACCCGGCCTTCCCGGCCGGTGGGGCGGTGACCAACGCGGTCGCCGTGTACGGGCCCGAAGACTTCTTCCCGCTCGGCCGGCTGACGTTCGACAGGTCGGTCGCCGCCGGGCAGGCCAACCTGCGCCGGTGCATCGCGGCCGCGCCGGACTGCGTGTTCAACCCCGACGTCGGATCGGTAGCCCCACGCGCCGACGATGCGGTCCGGGTGTTCGGCTACTCGCAGAGCGCCGTGATCGCCTCGCTGGCCAAGCGGGATCTCATCGCGGCGTACCGGCCCGGCGATCCGGCCCTGTCGTTCCTGCTGGTCGCCAACCCGATGCGACCCAACGGCGGTATCCTGATGCGCTTCGCCGGGTGGCCCACCATCCCAATTCTGGGGGTGTCGTTCGACGGTGCGTCACCGACCGACAGCGCCGACCTGGGCGACGGCCTCTTCGCGTACCCGACGGTGGACATCGTCCGGCAGTACGACGCCCTGGGCGGCGATTTCCCGGTGCGCCCGCTGAACCTGCTCGCGACGGTGAACGCGCTGATGGGCTACGGCCTGCAGCACGGTGAGACGGTCGATGTGCCGTTCGGCGAGACGCGGTATCAGGGCCGCGACGGCGACACGACCTACCGGATCATCACCGCCGACATCGTCCCGCTGCTCGAGCCGCTCGCACCGTTCGTGCCGGCGCCGATCCTGCGCGCCATCGATGCGCCGTTGCGCGTGCTGATCGAGAACGCCTACGACCGCGACATCAGCCCGGGCACTCCCACCCGGGCGCGCTGGTGGCCGGTGCACGACGCGGCTCGCCTCGCCCGCGACCTGCTGCGGTCGATCCCGGTGGCCGTGGACAACCTGGTCGAGGGCTTCGGCGGCCGCCGCATCCTCGGGACCACGGCGCCAGGACCGTTCGGCGTCGGCAAACCCGACCTGCCGTCCGAAACCGAAGGCACGTCCGAGGCGGACCCCACGGCCGCCGACGCCGGACCGCGGAAACACGTTGTCCCTCAACGACTCACCCGGCACGGTGAGGCCGATCGGACGCTGCGTCGCGAGGTGTCCGAGGACGAGGAGTCGGCATCGCCGGAACCTGACCCCTATCCCGACCACACCGCGCCCACCGCCGGGCCGCAGGCGGCGGACGACGTCGACCACAGCGAGCCGGCACCGACGGCGGACACGGCCGACGCCGCGTGAGTGTCGATCGGTCGGGCCGGCCTTCCACCGTGGTATCAACAGCGCGTGAGGCTCCTCGTCCTCGGTGTGGCCGCCCTGTGGTGCGCGGCGTGCGGCGCACCGGGACCGCCGCCACCCCCGAGTGCGCCGGCCACGCCGACAGCCGCGGTGGTCAATCCCGCCAGGGTCGACCGCAGCCGCTCCGCGCTGCCGGACGGCTACGAGGTGAGCCCCTACACCGGGCTGCCCGCGCCCGTCGCGCTGTGGGGGCTGCGCCCGCCCGCTGACGTCGACCCACCTCAGTGCGCGGCGCTGGCCTCCCCGGCCGTCGACCTCGCGACCACGAAGGGCTGGTCGGCGTCGGGGGCCGGCGGAATCGTCTACGCCGTGGTGGCGGCGGCGCCGGGCGGGCCGGGGGTGATCCCCGCGGACTGTGCCCGGTGGACGGTGTCCTCGGGTCCGACGACCGCCACCGTGCGCGAGGTGCCCGCCCCGTCGGTCGAGGCGGCGCAGACGGTGGGGATGCGCACCGACGCCAACACCGTGGTCGAAGGCGGAACCGAAACCCGTTCGCACGCCGACACCTTCGTCGCTCATCTCGGCGACTACGTCTGCGTCGTGGCGCTCGTCACCGACCCGGGGTCGCCGCACCCGGCGCTCGGACCGCAATTCGCGTCGGACCTGCTCACCGAAACGGTGTCCGCGCTGCGCGGGTGAGCGGCGGGTACATTGGCGGCGATGTCGAACGCGAAGTGGCCGATGCTGCTGGTCTCCGTGGGGCTGCTGACCTCCTGCAGCAGCCAGGCCTCCGACGACTACTCCCACGCCGACATCACCCGGGTGAAGGAGCTGTCGTCGGAATTCTCCCCGCCCTACGCGGTGAAGAGCGCGGGTCCGGCCGCCGTCGATCCGCGGCTGCTCGGGCCCCAAAAACTGCCTCCCGGTGTGACTTTCGATCCCGCCGAATGTGGTGAGACCGCGCAGCAGCAGAACCTCCCGGCCGGCGTCAAGGGCAACATGGCGGCGTTGACCGCCGAGGGCGACGGGGTGCGTTACGTCGCGATCGCGGTCGAGACGTCGGAGCGGGTGCCGGTGCCCACGCCCGGCGAGCAGTGCAAGAAAGTGGCCTTCACCGGGGCAGGGGTCCGCGGACTGGTCGAGGTCGTGGACGCCCCGCAGATCGAGGGCGTGCACACCGTCGGCACCCACCGGGTCCTGCAGACCGTCACCGCCGAGGGGCCGCGCACCGGCGAGATCTACAACTATGTCGCCGACTTCGGGACGTTCATCGTGATCGTCACGGCGAACCCGCTCGTGCGCGCCGACACCCCGGTCGCCCACATCGACACCGGCCGCGCCCGCGACCTTCTCACCCGCGCCGTGGAGCTCGTCAAGAACTAGCGGACGTCGAAAGGCCGGAACTGGATACTGATGCGCGGTCCGACGGCGCGAGCGGTCTTGGGGATCGCGTGTTCCCACGTGCGCTGGCACGAACCGCCCATCACCAGCAGGTCGCCGTGGCCGTGCCGCAGCCGCAGCGACGGCCCGCCGCCGCGCGGCCGCAACGCGAAAACCCTTGTGGCGCCCAGACCGACGATGGCCACCATGGTGTCCTCGGTGCGGCTGCGGCCGACGTTGTCGCCGTGCCAGGCGACACTGTCGGAGCCGTCGCGGTACAGGCACAGACCCGCGGTGACGAACGGCTCACCGAGCTCGCCCGCGTAGGTGTCGTTGAGGCGGCGGCGCAGCTGCTTGAGTCGCGGGTGCGGGGGCGCCTCGTCGACCAGGTGGTGGAAGCTGACCAGCCGGGGGACGTCGAGCACCCGGTCGTACATCTGCCGGCGCTCGGCCCGCCACGGGATGGTGTCGCGCAGTTCGGCGAACAGACCGTCGTCGGCGACGCCGTCCTGCGACAGCCAGCCGGACCGCACTTCCAGCCATGCGCCGCCACCCAGCTCGCGCCGGTCCGCCTGGTCGAACAGAGAGCTCTGCACCGCCTGCTCCATGGCGGCAGTCTATCGCACAGACGTTCGATGATGTCAGAGGCGGGCGGCCCCGGGGCCGTGCTCGGCGAGCACGTCGTCGGGATTGGCCAGGGCGCAGGTCTTCAGGCTGAGGCACCCGCAGCCGATGCAGCCGGTCAAGTTGTCGCGTAGCCGCTCCAGATGCACGATGCGCTCGTCGAGGTCCTCGCGCCATCCCGCCGACAGCCGTGCCCAGTCCTTGCTCGTCGGGACCCGGTCGTCGGGCAGCGTGGCCAGCGCCTCGCGAATCCGCGACAGCGGGATGCCCAGGCGCTGCGACATCCGGATGAAGGCGACCCGGCGCAGCGTCTCGCGGGCGTAGCGGCGCTGGTTCCCGCTGGTGCGTCTGCTCGTGATGAGTCCCTCACGCTCGTAGAAGTGCAGCGCCGACACCGCCACGCCGCTGCGCAGCGCCATCTCACCCGGGGTGAGCTCGTTCACCCTGTCCATACGTGAACCCTAGTTGAGGTCGGTGGAGCGGCTACGGTGCTAGATGTGACGGATGCGGTGCTGGGGTGCAACTCGGAGGTCGGCACGTTACGGACGGTGATCCTGCACCGTCCCGGGGCCGAGCTGAAGAGGTTGACGCCACGCAACAACGACACGCTGCTGTTCGACGGACTGCCGTGGGTGAGCAGGGCGCAGGAGGAACACGACGCGTTCGCCGCGCTGCTGCGGTCCCGTGGTGTCGAGGTGCTGCTGCTCGGTGAGCTGCTGACCGAGGCGCTCGCCCACAGTGGAGCCGCGCGCATGCACGGGATCTCGGCCGCCGTGGACGCACGCCGGCTCGGTGTGCCGCTGGCGCAGGAACTCTCGACCTATCTGCGCACGCTCGACGCCGGCGCGCTCGCGCACGTGCTGATGGCCGGGATGACGTTCGACGAGTTGCCGTTCGGCGAGAACGAGCTGTCGCTGGTGCGGCGGATGCACCACGGCGGTGACTTCGTCATCGACCCGCTGCCCAACCTGCTGTTCACCCGGGACTCGTCGTTCTGGATCGGGCCGCGGGTGGCCATCACGTCGCTGGCGATGCATGCGCGCGTGCGCGAGACGTCGCTGACCGACCTGATCTACGCCCACCACCCGCGCTTCCTCGGCGTGCGGCGCGCCTACGAATCGCGGTCGGCTCCGGTGGAGGGTGGGGACGTGCTGCTGCTCGCGCCGGGCGTGGTCGCGGTCGGGGTGGGGGAGCGGACGACGCCGGCAGGTGCGGAAGCCCTGGCGCGCAGCCTGTTCGACGACGGTCTCGCGCACACCGTGCTCGCCGTGCCGATCGCGCAGGAGCGCGCCCAGATGCATCTGGACACCGTGTGCACGATGGTCGACACCGACGCGGTGGTGATGTACCCCAACATCGTCGACTCGTTGACCGCGTTCCCGATCCGCCGGTCGGCGGGCGGGGTCCGGATCGACCGGGCCGCCCCGTTCGTCGACGCCGCGGCCGACGCGATGGGCATCGGCAAGCTGCGGGTCATCGACACCGGCCTCGATCCGGTGACCGCCGAGCGTGAACAGTGGGACGACGGCAACAACACGCTGGCCGTCGCTCCGGGGGTGGTGGTCGCCTATGAGCGGAACACCGAAACCAATGCGCGACTCGAGGATTCGGGTATCGAGGTGCTTGCCATCTCGGCCTCGGAGTTGGGCACCGGCCGCGGCGGCCCACGCTGCATGTCGTGTCCCGCGGCCCGCGACCCGCTGTAGTCGCGAACGTGCAGTCGGTGTAGCGCACGCCCGCTGTGCGCTACCGCCGGTGCACGTTCGCGGAGAACGGGGCTAGCGCCAGGAGGGCAGCCAGATCTGCATGTTCCACGTGCCCTGCGAGATCGGGAGCCCCGTCAGGATCGGGTACATCCACGCGAAGTTCGTGATCACCAGCGCCACATAACAGCTCACCACGAGCAGACCGAGCGTTCGGCGTTCGGCGTTCTGTCTCGGGGCGTGCAGGATGTCGCCGAGGATCATCGCGATGATCATCACCAGGAACGGCGCCATGGTTGCCGCATAGAAGAAGTACATCTGCCGGTCGATGTCGGCGAACCACGGCAGGAAGCCGGCGCTGTAGCCGACCAGCAGCACCGCGTAGCGCCAGTCCCGCTTGACGAACGCCTTCCACAGCGCCCAGCCGAGCACCGGGACGGCGATGAACCACATCGCCGGGGTGCCGACCAGCATGACCGCCTTGACACAGGACTGGGCGCCGCAGCCGGGCACGTTCTGGTTGTCGATCGCGTACAGCACCGGCCGCAGCGACATCGGCCACGTCCACGGCTTGGACTCCCACGGGTGGTGGTTGCCGTCGGCGTTGGTCAGCCCGGAGTGGAACCGGTAGGCGGCGTGGGTGTAGTGCCACAGCGAGCGCAGCGCATCGGGGATCGGCAGCGCGCTGTCGGGGCCGATCGAGCGGCCGACCTCGTAGCGGTTCACCCCGGTCTCCGACGCGAACCACATCGCATACGAGCCCAGGTACACCCCGAACGGGATCAGCACCATCGCATACAGCGACGGTCCGACGTCGCGACGCAGCGCGCCCAGCCACGGTCGCGGCACCCGGTACTGCCGACGCGCCGCGATGTCGAACGCGACGCTCATGACGCCGAAGAACACCACGAAGTACAGGCCCGACCACTTGGTGGCGCAGGCCAGTCCGAGCAGCACCCCGGCCCCGAAGCGCCACCAGCGCACGCCGAGGCGCGGCCCCCAGGGCGTCTCGGCGATCCGGCCGTCGAGCAGCGCGACGTGCATCCGCTCGCGCACCTGGTCGCGGTCGACGATCAGGCAGCCGAACGCCGAGACCACGAAGAACACCAGGAAGATGTCCAGCAGCGCGGTGCGCGCGATCACGAAACTGACGCCGTCGGCGATCAGCAGCAGCCCTGCGATGCCGCCGACGATCGTGGACCGGCTGATGCGGCGGGTGATCCGGACGACGAGCAGCACCAGGATCACTCCGCACAGCGCGCCGGTGAACCGCCAGCCGACGCCGTCGTAGCCGAACAGAGCCTCGCCCAGGGCGATCATCTGCTTGCCGACCGGCGGGTGCACCACCAGGCCGTAACCCGGGTTGTCCTCGACGCCGTGGTTGTGCAGCATCTGCCAGGCCTGCGGGGCGTAGTGCTTCTCGTCGAAGATCGGCGTGCCCGCATCGGTGGGCGATCCGAGGTTCAGGAAGCGGGTCACCGCGGCCAGCGCGGTGATGACGGCGGTCATCACCCAGCCGCGCGCCCGGTCGAGCGGACCGAAGTCGGCGACCGGAACGAGAGGTCCCGGGGAGATGACGGGGACCGCGCGCTGTTCGACGACGAGCTCGTCGGGCGGGGCGGTCACGCCTGCGATCGTAGGCTGTGGGACATGGCCGCTGGACGACTGCTCATCGGCGCCACGCCGCTCGGCCAGCCGTCGGACGCGTCGACCCGGCTGATCCGGGCGCTGGCCACCGCCGATGTGATCGCCGCCGAGGACACCCGGCGGGTCCGCACGCTCGCTCACGCGCTCGAGGTGCGCCCGGTCGGCAAGATCGTCAGCCTTTTCGATCAGAACGAGGCGACGCGGGTGCCTGCGCTGCTCGACGACATCCGTGGCGGTGCGACGGTGCTGCTGGTCAGCGACGCCGGCATGCCGCTGATCAGCGACCCCGGCTACCGGATGGTCGCGGCGTGTGTCGAGGCCGGCCTGCCGGTGCAGTGCCTGCCGGGCCCGTCCGCGGTGACGACGGCGCTCGCGGTCGCGGGCCTGCCGTCGGAGAGGTTCTGCTTCGAGGGCTTCGCGCCGCGCAAGCAGTCGGCGCGCACCACGTGGTTACAGACGCTGGCCCTCGAGCCTCGTACATGTGTGTTCTTCGAATCGCCGCGCCGGCTGGCCGACTGTCTGCGCGACGCGGTGACGGTGCTGGGCGCCGACCGCCGTGCGGTGGTGTGCCGCGAGCTCACCAAGACGCACGAGGAGATCGTGCGCGGGACGCTCGGGGAGCTGGCGGAGTGGGCCACCGGCCCGGTGCTGGGGGAGATCACCGTGGTGCTCGCGGGGGCGACACCGAGCGCCGACCCCGACAGCCTGGTCGCCGAGGTGAACCGTCTGGTCGAGGACGGGCTGCGGGTCAAGGACGCGTGCGCGCAGGTGGTCGCCGCGCATCCCGGGGCGCCGTCACGCCGGGAGCTCTACGACGCGGTGCTGCGCTCCCGCGGCTGACGACACGAGGATCGGAGCCGCCTTGTGCAGGCACTCCTCCCATTCGCGCGCCGGGTCGGAGTCGGCGGTGATGCCGCCGCCGACTCCGAGGACCGCGGCGCCCGACGGGGTGAACTCGACGGTGCGGATCGCGACGTTGAGCTCACAGCCCGCTTCGGGTGACGCCAATCCGATTGTCCCGCAATACACTCCGCGGCGACGCGGCTCCCACTGCCGGAGCAGGTCGCGGGCGCGCTGTTTCGGGGTGCCGGTTACCGACGCCGGCGGGAACGTCGCCTCCAGCAGCGCCCGGGTGGGGACGTCGACCGGCACGCGGGCAGCCACCGTCGACACCAGGTGCCAGACCCCGGGCGCCGGGCGGACCGCGAGCAGTTCGGGAACCGTCACCGAGCCGGTGTGCGCGACGCGGCCCAGATCGTTGCGCACCAGGTCGACGATCATGATGTTCTCCGCGACGTCCTTGACCGACGCGCGCAGCGCCGCCGGGTCCGCGTGCCGCGGCAGCGTGCCCTTGATGGGGCTCGACGTGACGTCCTCGCCGCGTCGGCGCAGGAACAGCTCGGGGGACAGCGAAGCGACGGCACCCCAGGCGCCCGCGAGGAACGCGGCGCGCGCCGGGGCGGTGCGCGTCACGGCGTCGGCGAAGAAGTCGGCCGGTGCGCCGTCGAGTGCGCCGGTGAACTGGGTGCAGACACACGCCTGATAGACCTCGCCTGCGGTGA contains:
- a CDS encoding aminodeoxychorismate synthase component I — its product is MRIDRLGELGSAPTVLGALAAGASQRGLPPPAALIGEWFGSRAVIAPSVTLTEVAPSAVFDVSPGARGDGAVGGGWFGYLSYPDPGADGRKPRLPEAAGGWSDSVLRCAADGIWWHESLSGAPLSDWVTEALREPPSPRTALIAWGAADRSAHQRGVRDCLDAITAGEVYQACVCTQFTGALDGAPADFFADAVTRTAPARAAFLAGAWGAVASLSPELFLRRRGEDVTSSPIKGTLPRHADPAALRASVKDVAENIMIVDLVRNDLGRVAHTGSVTVPELLAVRPAPGVWHLVSTVAARVPVDVPTRALLEATFPPASVTGTPKQRARDLLRQWEPRRRGVYCGTIGLASPEAGCELNVAIRTVEFTPSGAAVLGVGGGITADSDPAREWEECLHKAAPILVSSAAGAQHRVVELPA
- a CDS encoding dolichyl-phosphate-mannose--protein mannosyltransferase; translated protein: MTAPPDELVVEQRAVPVISPGPLVPVADFGPLDRARGWVMTAVITALAAVTRFLNLGSPTDAGTPIFDEKHYAPQAWQMLHNHGVEDNPGYGLVVHPPVGKQMIALGEALFGYDGVGWRFTGALCGVILVLLVVRITRRISRSTIVGGIAGLLLIADGVSFVIARTALLDIFLVFFVVSAFGCLIVDRDQVRERMHVALLDGRIAETPWGPRLGVRWWRFGAGVLLGLACATKWSGLYFVVFFGVMSVAFDIAARRQYRVPRPWLGALRRDVGPSLYAMVLIPFGVYLGSYAMWFASETGVNRYEVGRSIGPDSALPIPDALRSLWHYTHAAYRFHSGLTNADGNHHPWESKPWTWPMSLRPVLYAIDNQNVPGCGAQSCVKAVMLVGTPAMWFIAVPVLGWALWKAFVKRDWRYAVLLVGYSAGFLPWFADIDRQMYFFYAATMAPFLVMIIAMILGDILHAPRQNAERRTLGLLVVSCYVALVITNFAWMYPILTGLPISQGTWNMQIWLPSWR
- the rsmI gene encoding 16S rRNA (cytidine(1402)-2'-O)-methyltransferase — protein: MAAGRLLIGATPLGQPSDASTRLIRALATADVIAAEDTRRVRTLAHALEVRPVGKIVSLFDQNEATRVPALLDDIRGGATVLLVSDAGMPLISDPGYRMVAACVEAGLPVQCLPGPSAVTTALAVAGLPSERFCFEGFAPRKQSARTTWLQTLALEPRTCVFFESPRRLADCLRDAVTVLGADRRAVVCRELTKTHEEIVRGTLGELAEWATGPVLGEITVVLAGATPSADPDSLVAEVNRLVEDGLRVKDACAQVVAAHPGAPSRRELYDAVLRSRG